The following coding sequences lie in one Steroidobacter denitrificans genomic window:
- the rpsE gene encoding 30S ribosomal protein S5: MARVERSAGSDEYIEKLVAVNRVAKVVKGGRQFGFTALTVVGDGRGKVGIGYGKAREVPVAIQKAMQAARKNLATVSLKKDTLHYAVQGRHGTSRVYMQPAADGTGLIAGGGMRAVFECAGVRNVLAKSYGSRNPINVVRATMNALTGVQSPEDIAAKRGKRIEEIVS, encoded by the coding sequence ATGGCCAGAGTTGAAAGATCCGCCGGGAGCGACGAGTACATCGAGAAGCTCGTCGCCGTCAATCGCGTAGCCAAGGTCGTGAAGGGCGGACGTCAGTTCGGTTTTACGGCCCTGACCGTGGTGGGCGACGGACGCGGCAAGGTGGGGATCGGTTACGGCAAGGCTCGTGAAGTGCCCGTGGCGATCCAGAAGGCGATGCAGGCAGCCAGGAAAAATCTGGCCACCGTGTCCTTGAAGAAGGATACCTTGCATTATGCGGTACAGGGCCGGCATGGCACCTCCCGCGTCTACATGCAGCCGGCGGCCGACGGCACCGGTTTGATCGCCGGCGGCGGCATGCGCGCGGTGTTCGAATGCGCCGGTGTACGCAACGTTCTGGCGAAGAGCTATGGCTCGCGAAATCCCATCAACGTGGTGCGTGCGACCATGAACGCGCTGACCGGCGTACAGTCGCCGGAGGATATCGCGGCGAAGCGCGGCAAGCGTATCGAAGAGATTGTGAGCTGA
- the rplF gene encoding 50S ribosomal protein L6 translates to MSRVSKQPVSLPKGVTAIITADNVTVQGGKGTMSLGIDARRVKVVQDEGELRVEKLDGSREANMVAGTVRSHLANIVHGVSTGYERKLELVGVGYRAQAQGKNLNLTLGFSHPVVYEAPEGITVETPSQTEILVKGSDIQRVGQAAADIRRFRPPEPYKGKGVRYSGEKIELKEAKKK, encoded by the coding sequence ATGTCTCGAGTATCCAAACAGCCGGTATCCCTGCCCAAGGGCGTCACCGCGATCATCACCGCCGACAACGTCACCGTCCAGGGCGGCAAGGGCACCATGAGCCTTGGGATCGACGCGCGGCGGGTGAAGGTCGTCCAGGATGAAGGCGAGCTGAGGGTGGAGAAGCTCGATGGTAGCCGGGAGGCCAATATGGTCGCCGGTACGGTCCGCTCCCACCTGGCCAATATCGTGCACGGCGTCAGCACCGGTTACGAGCGCAAGCTCGAACTGGTGGGTGTGGGCTATCGCGCCCAGGCTCAGGGCAAGAACCTGAATCTGACCCTGGGATTCTCTCATCCGGTCGTCTATGAGGCGCCGGAGGGGATCACGGTCGAAACCCCCAGCCAGACGGAAATTCTGGTAAAGGGCTCGGATATCCAGCGAGTGGGCCAAGCAGCCGCCGATATCCGCCGTTTCCGTCCGCCGGAGCCGTACAAGGGCAAGGGGGTACGTTACTCAGGCGAGAAGATCGAGCTCAAGGAAGCGAAAAAGAAGTAG
- the rpsQ gene encoding 30S ribosomal protein S17: MSKPENTAEAAAERGADKRIRKTLTGKVVSNRMNKTILVSVERFVPHPVYGKYLRRSTNFMAHDENGDSREGDVVAIEECRPLSRHKSWRLVKIVTRANQVGNPVEATP, encoded by the coding sequence ATGAGCAAGCCAGAGAATACGGCTGAGGCCGCCGCCGAGCGGGGCGCAGACAAACGCATTCGCAAGACGCTGACCGGCAAGGTGGTCAGCAACAGGATGAACAAGACTATCCTGGTGTCCGTCGAGCGATTCGTGCCGCATCCGGTCTACGGCAAGTATCTGCGTCGCAGCACCAATTTCATGGCGCACGACGAGAACGGCGACAGCCGCGAGGGAGACGTCGTGGCCATCGAGGAGTGCCGCCCGCTGTCACGCCACAAATCGTGGCGCCTGGTGAAGATCGTTACGCGTGCGAATCAGGTTGGTAATCCAGTAGAGGCCACGCCATGA
- the rplO gene encoding 50S ribosomal protein L15, giving the protein MRLNNISPAPGSKKPRLRVGRGASAGQGKTCGRGVKGQRARKGGYHKVGFEGGQMPLQRRLPKSGFRSKISPTVAEVRLSELAKLGDIVDLAALKAANIVPALAERARIVASGAIATAVTVKGVHVTKGARAAIEAAGGKVEAV; this is encoded by the coding sequence ATGCGACTGAACAATATTTCCCCGGCGCCCGGCAGCAAGAAGCCCCGGTTGCGTGTGGGCCGCGGTGCTTCCGCCGGCCAGGGTAAGACCTGCGGCCGCGGCGTCAAGGGCCAGCGCGCCCGCAAGGGCGGCTATCACAAGGTCGGTTTCGAGGGCGGCCAGATGCCGCTGCAGCGCCGGCTGCCCAAGAGTGGTTTTCGTTCCAAGATCTCCCCGACCGTGGCGGAAGTCCGTCTATCCGAGTTGGCGAAGCTCGGTGATATCGTGGATCTGGCCGCACTCAAGGCGGCGAACATCGTACCGGCCCTGGCCGAACGTGCCCGCATCGTTGCCTCCGGTGCGATTGCCACGGCGGTGACCGTCAAGGGTGTGCATGTGACCAAGGGCGCACGTGCCGCGATCGAAGCGGCCGGCGGCAAGGTCGAGGCCGTCTGA
- the rpsM gene encoding 30S ribosomal protein S13: MARIAGVNIPMNKHVWVGLTHIYGVGNTQAKAACKAAGVSFDTLVKDLTDAEVTALRSQIGKLTVEGDLRREVSMNVKRLMDLGCYRGIRHRRGLPLRGQRTRTNARTRKGPRKAAVKMKSPAGK, encoded by the coding sequence ATGGCCCGCATCGCCGGCGTCAACATACCGATGAACAAGCATGTGTGGGTGGGACTCACTCACATCTACGGGGTCGGCAATACCCAGGCCAAGGCTGCCTGCAAGGCGGCAGGTGTCAGTTTCGATACCCTGGTGAAGGATCTGACCGACGCGGAAGTAACCGCCCTGCGCTCTCAGATCGGAAAGCTTACGGTGGAGGGTGACCTGCGCCGGGAAGTGTCCATGAACGTCAAGCGGCTGATGGATCTGGGCTGCTACCGCGGTATCCGCCACCGCCGCGGGCTGCCGTTGCGCGGCCAGCGTACCCGGACCAATGCCCGCACCCGCAAGGGACCGCGCAAGGCCGCGGTAAAAATGAAGAGTCCGGCCGGCAAGTAA
- the rplR gene encoding 50S ribosomal protein L18, protein MNKNAQRLRRATRARAKIRELKALRLSVHRTPQHIYAQIFDTDSKVLAAASTLQKDVREGLKGTGNAAAAAAVGKAIAERAKAAGITQVAFDRSGFKFHGRIKALADAARENGLEF, encoded by the coding sequence ATGAACAAGAATGCCCAACGTCTGCGCCGCGCCACGCGCGCGCGCGCAAAGATTCGCGAGCTGAAGGCTCTGCGGCTGTCGGTGCATCGTACGCCGCAGCATATCTACGCCCAGATCTTCGATACGGATTCGAAGGTGCTGGCGGCCGCCTCGACCTTGCAGAAGGACGTGCGCGAGGGGCTGAAGGGCACGGGTAATGCAGCCGCGGCCGCAGCGGTGGGCAAGGCGATTGCCGAACGGGCGAAGGCCGCGGGCATCACGCAGGTTGCGTTCGACCGCTCGGGATTCAAGTTCCACGGCCGCATCAAGGCCCTGGCCGATGCGGCACGTGAAAACGGATTGGAGTTCTGA
- the rpmD gene encoding 50S ribosomal protein L30, translated as MNPKSIKVTLVKSVNGQIQRHRATVRGLGLRRIRDTVTVADTPEIRGMIRSSIHLLKVEEQK; from the coding sequence GTGAATCCCAAGTCGATCAAGGTGACGCTTGTGAAAAGCGTCAATGGCCAGATCCAGCGGCATCGCGCCACCGTGCGCGGGCTGGGGCTGCGGCGTATTCGGGATACGGTCACCGTGGCGGATACGCCGGAAATTCGCGGCATGATCCGTTCGTCGATCCACTTGCTGAAGGTTGAGGAACAGAAGTGA
- the rplN gene encoding 50S ribosomal protein L14, with protein MIQMRTLLNAADNSGARSLMCIKVLGGSKRRYATVGDVIKVSIREAIPRGKVKKGEVYDAVVVRTKFGVRRPDGSLIRFDGNAAVLLTAKLEPVGTRIFGPVTRELRTAQFMKIISLAPEVL; from the coding sequence ATGATCCAGATGCGCACGTTGTTGAATGCCGCTGACAACAGCGGCGCCCGCAGCCTGATGTGCATCAAGGTGCTGGGCGGATCGAAGCGCCGGTATGCGACCGTCGGTGACGTCATCAAGGTCAGCATCCGCGAAGCCATCCCGCGCGGGAAGGTCAAGAAGGGCGAGGTCTACGATGCTGTCGTGGTGCGGACGAAATTCGGCGTTCGCCGTCCGGACGGATCGCTGATCCGCTTCGACGGCAATGCCGCCGTACTGCTGACGGCGAAACTCGAGCCCGTCGGCACCCGTATTTTCGGACCGGTGACCCGCGAGCTGCGCACCGCGCAGTTCATGAAAATCATTTCACTCGCGCCCGAAGTGTTGTGA
- a CDS encoding DNA-directed RNA polymerase subunit alpha: MQASVGEFLKPRVVKVTPTTSRQAKVVIEPFERGFGHTLGNALRRVLLSSMPGCAITEAEIDGVLHEYTSIEGVQEDVVDILLNLKQVAIRLNTREETELRLHKKGPGPVTAGDIQLDHDVEVLNADLVIANLTKAGELNMTLKVERGRGYRPAIQRATFEEASGPIGRLQLDASFSPIRRVTYIVESARVEQRTNLDKLILDIETNGTIDAEEAIRRAGSILKDQLSVFVDLQGQDEGASKTAEQQFDPILLRPVDELELTVRSANCLKAENIHYIGDLVQRTEVELLRTPNLGKKSLTEIKEVLESHGLSLGMRLDNWPPVSLKRDDEREII; encoded by the coding sequence ATGCAGGCATCCGTTGGCGAATTCCTGAAGCCGCGCGTCGTTAAAGTTACTCCTACGACATCCCGGCAAGCGAAGGTCGTAATCGAGCCTTTCGAGCGTGGTTTCGGCCACACCCTGGGCAATGCGCTGCGCCGCGTGCTGTTGTCATCGATGCCCGGTTGCGCCATTACCGAGGCGGAGATCGACGGTGTCCTGCACGAATACACCAGTATCGAGGGTGTACAGGAAGACGTGGTCGATATCCTGCTGAATTTGAAGCAGGTCGCGATCCGCTTGAATACGCGTGAGGAAACCGAGCTGCGGCTTCACAAGAAGGGTCCGGGTCCGGTAACCGCCGGCGATATCCAGCTCGATCATGATGTGGAAGTGCTGAATGCCGACCTGGTGATTGCCAATCTGACCAAGGCCGGCGAGTTGAACATGACCTTGAAGGTCGAGCGCGGCCGCGGTTATCGCCCTGCCATCCAGCGAGCGACATTCGAAGAAGCCAGCGGTCCGATCGGGCGCCTGCAGCTGGATGCCTCGTTCAGCCCGATCCGGCGCGTAACCTACATCGTCGAGAGCGCTCGCGTCGAGCAGCGCACCAATCTGGATAAGCTGATTCTGGATATCGAAACCAACGGTACGATCGATGCTGAGGAGGCGATTCGCCGCGCCGGATCGATCCTGAAGGACCAGCTATCGGTATTCGTGGATCTGCAGGGGCAGGATGAGGGCGCCTCCAAGACCGCGGAGCAGCAATTCGACCCGATCCTGCTGCGTCCGGTCGATGAGCTCGAGCTCACGGTGCGTAGCGCCAACTGCCTCAAGGCGGAAAACATTCATTACATCGGCGATCTCGTGCAGCGCACCGAGGTGGAGTTGCTGCGCACGCCGAATCTGGGCAAGAAATCACTTACCGAGATCAAGGAAGTCCTGGAAAGCCACGGACTGTCGCTCGGCATGCGCCTGGATAACTGGCCGCCCGTCAGTCTCAAGCGCGACGACGAGCGGGAAATCATCTGA
- the rpsN gene encoding 30S ribosomal protein S14, with amino-acid sequence MAKTSMVNREEKRAKLVKRYAAKRARLKEIIRKPTSTPAEREAAVAQLQALPRDSSKSRLRNRCAITGRPRGVYRKFGLGRTKLREATMRGEIPGLGKASW; translated from the coding sequence ATGGCCAAGACATCGATGGTCAATCGCGAAGAAAAGCGCGCAAAACTGGTAAAGCGCTATGCGGCTAAGCGTGCGCGGCTCAAGGAAATCATCCGTAAGCCGACCTCGACGCCGGCAGAGCGAGAGGCTGCGGTGGCGCAGCTGCAGGCTCTGCCGCGTGATTCGAGCAAGAGCCGTTTGCGCAATCGTTGCGCGATCACCGGCCGGCCGCGCGGCGTATACCGCAAGTTCGGTCTAGGTCGAACCAAGCTGCGCGAAGCGACCATGCGCGGTGAAATCCCGGGCCTCGGCAAGGCCAGCTGGTAG
- the rpmC gene encoding 50S ribosomal protein L29, with amino-acid sequence MSAKELRQKSTGELQKELLDLRREQFNLRMALASGQNAKPDQFGKVRRSIARVKTIMAEQRRTAAEKGE; translated from the coding sequence ATGAGCGCGAAAGAATTGCGACAAAAGTCGACAGGCGAGTTGCAGAAGGAGCTTCTGGACCTGCGCCGCGAGCAGTTCAATCTGCGCATGGCGCTGGCGAGCGGTCAGAATGCCAAGCCGGATCAGTTCGGCAAGGTTCGGCGCAGCATCGCCCGCGTCAAGACCATCATGGCTGAGCAGCGTCGCACCGCTGCCGAAAAAGGTGAGTGA
- the rpsK gene encoding 30S ribosomal protein S11, with protein sequence MAEQKQQGGKGGRKKVKKNVTDAIAHIHASFNNTIITITDRQGNALSWATSGGCGFRGSRKSTPFAAQVAAEKAGVAAQEHGVKMVEVRVKGPGPGRESAVRALNGCGLKITNISDVTPIPHNGCRPPKKRRV encoded by the coding sequence ATGGCTGAGCAGAAGCAACAGGGCGGGAAGGGCGGCCGCAAGAAGGTCAAGAAGAATGTGACCGATGCGATTGCTCATATCCACGCGTCGTTCAACAACACCATCATCACGATCACCGATCGCCAGGGTAACGCCCTGTCCTGGGCCACCTCGGGCGGCTGCGGATTCCGCGGCTCGCGCAAGAGCACGCCGTTCGCCGCGCAGGTCGCAGCCGAGAAGGCAGGTGTGGCCGCCCAGGAGCATGGCGTGAAAATGGTCGAGGTGCGCGTCAAGGGTCCGGGACCGGGGCGCGAATCAGCGGTACGCGCCTTGAACGGCTGCGGCCTGAAGATCACCAATATTTCCGACGTCACGCCGATCCCGCATAACGGCTGCCGTCCGCCCAAGAAGCGTCGCGTATAA
- the rpsD gene encoding 30S ribosomal protein S4, with the protein MARYLGPKCKLSRRVGTDLFLKSGVKSLDSKCKLEVPPGGIKGERRSRVSEYGLQLREKQKLRRMYGVLERQFHNYYVRATARSGSTGSNLLQMLEGRLDNVVYRMGFAATRNEARQLVTHKAIHVNGELVNIPSYQCKGGDVVSVREKAQKQLRIQTALQIKGQVGFPAWVEVDEKKFSGVFKQLPDREEILPEINENLVVELYSK; encoded by the coding sequence ATGGCTCGATATCTAGGTCCAAAGTGCAAGCTGTCGCGCCGGGTCGGCACAGACTTGTTTCTCAAGAGCGGTGTGAAGTCGCTGGACTCCAAGTGCAAACTCGAAGTGCCGCCGGGCGGTATCAAGGGCGAACGCCGCAGCCGCGTCTCGGAGTATGGGCTGCAGTTGCGTGAGAAACAGAAGCTGCGGCGCATGTACGGTGTGCTGGAGCGCCAGTTCCATAATTATTATGTGCGCGCGACGGCACGCTCGGGTTCGACCGGTTCGAATCTGCTGCAGATGCTGGAAGGCCGGCTGGATAACGTGGTGTACCGGATGGGTTTTGCCGCAACGCGCAACGAGGCTCGCCAACTGGTCACCCATAAGGCGATTCACGTGAACGGCGAACTCGTGAACATCCCTTCGTACCAGTGCAAAGGCGGCGATGTAGTGTCCGTGCGCGAGAAGGCACAGAAACAGCTGCGCATCCAGACTGCGCTGCAGATCAAGGGACAGGTGGGATTCCCTGCCTGGGTCGAGGTCGATGAGAAGAAGTTCAGCGGTGTTTTCAAGCAGCTGCCTGACCGCGAAGAGATTCTGCCTGAGATCAACGAGAATCTCGTGGTCGAGTTGTATTCGAAGTAA
- the secY gene encoding preprotein translocase subunit SecY, which produces MTRFAELRQRLFFLLGALIVYRVGTFIPAPGIDPVALARFFQEQQGTILDMFNMFSGGALERLSIFALGVMPYISASIIIQMMAVVMPSLVAIKKEGEAGRRKLTQYTRYGTVLLAAIQGASAAVAFQNQGVVIAPGPQFVFVATVTLVAGSVFLMWLGEQMTERGLGNGISMLILAGIVAGLPAAIGGSLELVRTGEMNAAMALILFGMVIGVTAFVVFVERGQRRIQVNYAKRQQGRKMFAGQSTHLPFKLNMSGVIPPIFASSILLFPGTIASWSGASGGAMSWLQNVAAAMTPGQPAHMILYGGLIIFFCFFYTALVFNSRETADNLKKSGAFIPGIRPGQQTGEYIDKVLTRLTVWGAIYVAAVCLLPEFLMTRFSVPFYFGGTSLMIMVVVIMDFQAQVAAHLMSHQYEGLMKKANLRGYGRSGPGAS; this is translated from the coding sequence ATGACCCGTTTCGCAGAACTGCGGCAGCGGTTGTTTTTCCTGCTGGGCGCACTGATCGTATATCGCGTCGGTACGTTCATACCGGCACCCGGAATCGATCCGGTGGCGCTGGCCCGCTTTTTCCAGGAGCAGCAGGGCACGATTTTGGACATGTTCAACATGTTCTCGGGCGGTGCGCTGGAGCGGTTGTCGATTTTTGCATTGGGTGTAATGCCCTATATCTCGGCTTCGATCATTATCCAGATGATGGCCGTGGTGATGCCTTCGCTGGTCGCCATCAAGAAGGAGGGCGAGGCGGGACGGCGCAAGCTGACCCAGTACACGCGCTACGGTACGGTTCTGCTGGCGGCGATACAGGGGGCTTCCGCGGCGGTCGCGTTCCAGAATCAGGGAGTGGTCATCGCTCCCGGGCCACAGTTCGTTTTTGTCGCCACGGTGACCTTGGTGGCAGGCTCGGTATTCCTGATGTGGTTGGGTGAGCAGATGACCGAACGCGGCCTGGGCAACGGCATCTCGATGCTCATCCTGGCCGGTATCGTGGCGGGACTGCCCGCGGCGATCGGCGGTTCGCTGGAATTGGTGCGCACCGGGGAAATGAATGCGGCAATGGCCTTGATTCTGTTCGGCATGGTGATCGGGGTTACGGCCTTCGTTGTATTCGTGGAGCGCGGCCAGCGGCGTATCCAGGTGAACTACGCCAAGCGCCAGCAAGGCCGCAAGATGTTTGCGGGACAGAGCACCCACCTGCCGTTCAAGCTGAACATGTCGGGCGTGATCCCGCCGATCTTCGCCTCCAGCATCTTGCTGTTTCCGGGGACGATCGCCAGCTGGTCGGGGGCCTCCGGTGGCGCGATGAGCTGGCTGCAGAACGTCGCAGCTGCGATGACGCCGGGGCAGCCGGCCCACATGATACTGTATGGTGGATTGATCATTTTTTTCTGTTTCTTTTATACGGCGCTGGTCTTCAATTCGCGCGAGACGGCGGACAATCTCAAGAAATCCGGTGCTTTCATTCCGGGTATCCGGCCCGGGCAGCAGACCGGCGAGTACATCGACAAGGTGCTGACGCGGCTGACAGTCTGGGGAGCGATCTACGTCGCTGCCGTGTGTCTTTTACCGGAGTTCCTGATGACCCGGTTCAGCGTGCCATTCTACTTCGGGGGTACGTCGCTGATGATCATGGTGGTGGTGATCATGGATTTTCAGGCTCAAGTCGCGGCCCATCTGATGTCGCACCAGTATGAGGGCCTGATGAAGAAGGCGAACCTGCGCGGCTACGGTCGTTCGGGACCTGGTGCATCGTAG
- the rplX gene encoding 50S ribosomal protein L24, whose protein sequence is MNKIRKGDEVVVITGRDKGRRGHVVKVLPGQVVVENINMVKRHTKPNPQFQVQGGIIEKEAAIDLSNVMLWNAAEKKGDRVGFRTLADGRKVRFFKSNKEVVDI, encoded by the coding sequence ATGAATAAGATTCGTAAAGGCGACGAAGTCGTCGTGATTACCGGCCGTGACAAGGGCCGCCGCGGGCATGTGGTCAAGGTGCTTCCCGGCCAGGTAGTCGTCGAGAACATCAACATGGTGAAGCGGCACACCAAGCCCAACCCGCAGTTCCAGGTCCAGGGCGGCATCATCGAGAAGGAAGCCGCTATCGATCTGTCGAATGTGATGTTGTGGAACGCAGCGGAGAAGAAGGGTGATCGTGTCGGATTCCGCACGCTTGCCGACGGCCGCAAGGTGCGCTTTTTCAAGTCCAACAAGGAAGTTGTGGACATCTGA
- the rpsH gene encoding 30S ribosomal protein S8, translating to MSMTDPIADFLTRIRNAQSSGKSQVNAPASKVKLAIAKVLKDEGYIEDFSSVESDGKPALAVQLKYYQGRPVIDRLERISRPGLRVYKGKDELPSVLGGLGVAIVSTSKGVMTDREARASGHGGEVLCIVS from the coding sequence ATGAGCATGACGGATCCGATCGCCGATTTTCTGACCCGCATTCGCAACGCGCAGTCCTCGGGCAAAAGCCAGGTCAACGCACCGGCTTCCAAGGTGAAGCTGGCAATTGCGAAAGTATTGAAGGACGAAGGCTATATTGAAGACTTCTCATCGGTGGAAAGCGACGGCAAACCCGCGCTGGCCGTACAGTTGAAGTATTACCAGGGACGTCCGGTCATCGATCGGCTGGAGCGTATCAGCCGGCCCGGGCTGCGCGTCTACAAGGGTAAGGATGAGCTGCCTTCGGTATTGGGCGGTCTGGGTGTCGCCATCGTCTCCACCTCCAAGGGAGTGATGACGGACCGGGAAGCGCGCGCTTCGGGCCACGGCGGCGAAGTGCTCTGCATCGTTTCCTGA
- the rplE gene encoding 50S ribosomal protein L5 yields the protein MAKARLEQLYHDKVAPELKQSLGLANTMQVPKIAKITVNMGVGEAVADKKIMDNAVADLTRITGQKPLVTRARKSIATFKVRDGLPIGAKVTLRGRRMYEFLDRLVSIAMPRIRDFRGVSARSFDGQGNYNFGVKEQIIFPEIAYDQIDAIRGMDITITTTARNDDEGRALLEAFNFPFRK from the coding sequence ATGGCTAAGGCAAGACTCGAACAGTTGTATCACGACAAGGTGGCCCCGGAGCTCAAGCAGTCTCTGGGGCTGGCCAACACCATGCAGGTGCCGAAGATCGCCAAGATCACGGTCAATATGGGTGTGGGCGAGGCGGTCGCGGACAAGAAGATCATGGACAATGCCGTGGCGGATCTGACCAGGATCACCGGGCAAAAGCCGCTGGTGACGCGCGCGCGCAAGTCGATCGCGACCTTCAAGGTGCGTGACGGCTTGCCGATCGGCGCGAAGGTCACCCTGCGCGGCAGGCGCATGTATGAGTTTCTGGATCGGCTGGTGAGCATTGCCATGCCGCGCATCCGGGATTTCCGCGGCGTGAGCGCGCGGTCTTTCGACGGGCAGGGCAACTATAACTTCGGCGTGAAGGAACAGATCATTTTCCCCGAGATCGCTTACGACCAGATCGACGCCATCCGGGGCATGGACATCACCATCACGACGACAGCGCGCAACGACGATGAGGGGCGTGCGCTGCTGGAAGCATTCAATTTTCCGTTCCGCAAGTAA
- the rpmJ gene encoding 50S ribosomal protein L36, whose protein sequence is MKVRASVKKICKNCKIVRRRRVVYVICSDARHKQRQG, encoded by the coding sequence ATGAAGGTTCGTGCTTCCGTCAAGAAGATCTGCAAGAACTGCAAGATCGTGCGTCGCCGCCGGGTGGTGTACGTGATCTGCTCCGACGCTCGCCACAAGCAACGTCAGGGCTGA
- the rplP gene encoding 50S ribosomal protein L16, with protein sequence MMQPKRTKFRKQFKGRNAGLAQSGNTVAFGEYGLKATSRARMTARELEAARRAMTRYVKRGGQVWIRVFPDVPITSKPLEVRMGSGKGNVEYYVAKIKPGKVLFEMEGVTESIAREAFRLAASKLSVDTQFVARQVR encoded by the coding sequence ATGATGCAACCCAAGCGCACTAAATTTCGCAAGCAGTTCAAGGGCCGCAACGCGGGCCTGGCGCAGAGCGGCAATACCGTCGCCTTCGGCGAGTACGGGTTGAAGGCGACCAGCCGCGCCCGCATGACGGCGCGGGAGCTGGAGGCGGCGCGGCGTGCCATGACGCGGTATGTGAAGCGCGGCGGACAAGTGTGGATCCGCGTGTTTCCCGATGTGCCGATTACCTCCAAGCCGCTCGAGGTCAGGATGGGCAGCGGCAAGGGCAACGTCGAGTATTACGTTGCCAAGATCAAGCCCGGCAAGGTGTTGTTCGAAATGGAAGGTGTCACCGAGAGCATCGCTCGGGAAGCCTTTCGTCTTGCGGCATCCAAGCTATCGGTGGACACCCAGTTCGTGGCGCGGCAGGTGCGATGA